A stretch of DNA from Microlunatus capsulatus:
GGGGCACGGGAACCGCAGCCCGACGACTTCGGGGGCCGAGCCCGGTCTGACCCCCGGAGCCGCGCACCGCGCTCCCCACGACCAGGAGGACACCGTGCTGCAGGACTCACCGGCCTTCAGCGGCTTCTCGACCGACGACGTCGACGCCGCCCGCACCTTCTACGGCCAGACCCTCGGGCTGCGGGTGAGCGAGCGCGACGGCATGCTCACGCTGCACCTGGGCGGCGGGGGGACCGTGCTGGTCTACCCGAAGCCCGACCACCGGCCGGCGAGCGCGACCGTGCTCAACTTCCCGGTCGAGGACATCGAGGCCGCCGTCGACGCGCTCGTGGCGCGCGGCGTCGTCCTCGAGCGCTACGAGAGCACCGACGAGCGGGGCATCCAGCGGGGCTGGGGCCCGCCCATCGCCTGGTTCGCCGACCCGGCCGGCAACATCTGCTCGGTGCTGGTGACCTCGTGAGGGCGGCCTGCTGAGGGCTCAGCGACCGCCGGCGAGCTTGCGGCTGCGCTGCTGGACGCCCAGGTCGCCGTAGGGGTAGTCCCCGACGCGGGGGCGGGAGACCTCCTCCAGGCGGGCGTTCTCCTCGGCGCTCAGGTGGAGGTCGGCCGCGGCCAGGTTGGTCTCCAGCTGCTCCAGCGTGCGGGCGCCCAGGATCGTCGAGGTGACGCCGGGCCGGTCGGTGACCCAGGCCAGGGCGACCTCGGCCATCGACACCCCGCGCGCCTCCGCGACAGTCTGGACCGCGTCGACG
This window harbors:
- a CDS encoding VOC family protein — encoded protein: MLQDSPAFSGFSTDDVDAARTFYGQTLGLRVSERDGMLTLHLGGGGTVLVYPKPDHRPASATVLNFPVEDIEAAVDALVARGVVLERYESTDERGIQRGWGPPIAWFADPAGNICSVLVTS